In one window of Chryseobacterium viscerum DNA:
- a CDS encoding AMP-binding protein — MLIDFNNLNINQLSFNTEFEKKVKIFLEEWFSEKTRVNVQTSGSTGVPKIFEIDKKKMINSAVMTCNFLGLKEGDTALLCLPVEYISGKMMIVRSIERGLKLKAVEPSLRPVENLEEEIDFCAMTPLQVENSLEKLHLIKNLIIGGAAVSESLKNKILQMNLSASNRIFETYGMSETLSHIGLKQLMPEQEDYFTVFENVSISLDERGCLKIYAPNLNAEELQTNDLVDIRNEKQFKFLGRIDNVINSGGAKIFPETLEALVKKEIPNEAVFIGLPDESLGQKLILIIEGNESDEVIKKISEIPFEKSFHKPKEIIFISEIPRTPNGKISRLELYKNININL; from the coding sequence ATGCTGATAGACTTCAATAATCTCAATATTAATCAATTATCGTTCAATACGGAATTTGAAAAGAAAGTGAAAATTTTTCTGGAAGAATGGTTTTCAGAAAAAACAAGGGTAAATGTGCAAACATCGGGCTCTACAGGAGTTCCAAAAATTTTTGAAATTGATAAAAAGAAAATGATCAATTCAGCAGTAATGACCTGCAACTTTTTGGGATTAAAAGAAGGAGATACGGCATTACTCTGCCTGCCCGTAGAATATATCTCAGGAAAAATGATGATTGTCCGCTCTATTGAAAGAGGATTGAAGTTAAAAGCTGTTGAACCTTCTCTGAGACCTGTAGAAAACTTAGAAGAAGAAATTGATTTTTGTGCCATGACTCCGCTTCAGGTAGAAAATTCATTGGAGAAACTTCATCTGATCAAAAACCTGATTATTGGTGGTGCCGCCGTTTCAGAAAGTCTGAAAAATAAAATTCTACAGATGAACCTTAGTGCTTCAAACCGTATTTTTGAAACCTATGGAATGTCAGAAACGCTTTCCCATATTGGCTTAAAACAATTGATGCCCGAACAGGAAGATTATTTCACGGTTTTTGAAAATGTATCCATCTCTTTGGATGAAAGAGGATGTCTGAAAATCTATGCACCTAATCTGAATGCTGAAGAATTACAAACTAATGATTTAGTTGATATTAGGAATGAAAAACAATTTAAATTTCTCGGAAGAATTGATAATGTCATCAACTCAGGAGGAGCCAAAATTTTCCCGGAAACTCTTGAAGCCCTGGTAAAGAAAGAAATTCCGAACGAAGCCGTATTTATTGGCTTACCGGATGAAAGTTTGGGTCAGAAATTGATACTGATTATAGAAGGAAATGAATCAGATGAGGTAATAAAGAAAATTTCAGAAATTCCGTTTGAGAAGAGTTTTCACAAACCTAAAGAAATTATTTTTATCAGTGAAATTCCGCGGACACCCAACGGAAAAATAAGCAGATTAGAACTCTATAAAAATATAAACATAAATCTATAG
- the arfB gene encoding alternative ribosome rescue aminoacyl-tRNA hydrolase ArfB codes for MKTFSKELSFKTSRSSGAGGQNVNKVETAVTVLWKVDSSEFFNDDEKILIQNKLKNRINAEGFLFLTVSESRTQLMNKNKAIEKIIEIVNKALIIPKKRTATKPSRAQKQKRLDGKKKLSDKKENRRFKF; via the coding sequence ATGAAAACCTTTTCAAAAGAACTCAGTTTCAAAACTTCCCGCAGCAGTGGGGCAGGAGGGCAGAATGTCAACAAGGTAGAGACTGCTGTTACCGTACTTTGGAAAGTAGATTCGTCTGAATTTTTCAATGATGATGAAAAAATATTGATTCAGAATAAACTGAAAAACAGAATCAATGCGGAAGGCTTTTTATTCCTTACCGTTTCCGAAAGCAGAACTCAGCTGATGAATAAAAATAAAGCCATTGAAAAAATAATTGAAATTGTAAATAAAGCCCTTATCATTCCCAAGAAAAGAACTGCAACAAAGCCTTCAAGAGCTCAGAAACAAAAAAGACTTGATGGCAAGAAAAAACTTTCCGATAAAAAAGAAAACAGACGCTTCAAATTTTAG